AGCACGTCGTCAGGAAAAACTGGCCCGTAAAAAACAGCAGCGTGAGCAGCGTTAATCGCACTTTTCTCTGCTAAACGTCAGTAATCCCTGGTTTTTACAACGAAAACCGGGGATTTTTTGTTTGTGTGAAATTTCCTTCTCTCTGTTTGAAACCAATCAAGGGTGTGACAGGTCAAACTCTTTACACGGATAAATTGGAGAGGCGGGCGATGGAGACCATAGGATTCGGGGGAAGCTGTCACTGGTGCACGGAAGCGATTTTCCGTTCATTATCCGGTGTTTGTGAAGTCGAACAGGGCTGGCTTGCCGCTCAGGGCCACGCGGAATTATCTGAAGGGATTCTGCTGCGTTTTGATCCGGCACGGATTGATTTGTTCACGCTGATTCAAATTCATTTATACACCCATAGCTGTACGTCTAATCACGCATTACGACACCGGTATCGTTCCGCAGTTTATGCGTTCAGTCCGGATCAGCAACATGCCTCTCAATTGTGCCTGAAAGCCCTTCAGGCTGAATTCGAACAACCAATTTTGACCCAGGCGCTGAGATTCGACACCTTTGAGCCTTCCCGTGAGGAAATTCAGAACTACTTTTACCGAAATCCGGAGCGGCCTTTTTGCCAGATGCGGATCAGTCCGAAACTCGGTATCTTGCTGAATCAGTTCAGTGAACGGATTGATGAGAAGAAAAGACCGCTGATTGAGCAAAGCGTGCCACAGGCCGTTGAAGCACAAAGGAAAGCGCCGACGCGGACACTGTGACTGAGCGTTCTGAGATGGGTTAAGTCACCGCTATCGTAACGGATGAAGTGTTGAAAAAAACGATTGACCTCAGGTTAACCTGAGGTTTTATCTTAGCGCCATCGCATACTTTCTGAAGGCTGAAACGATGGACAAATATATACAAGCGTACCTGCAATCTCTTGATCTGGCTGAACCTCAGCATTCTCTGACGTGGGTTCAGTCCCTGCAAACGGCTCATCTGGCACGTTATCCGTTTTCAAGTGTGAATGTCATCCTGAGCCGTGATTTGAGCCTGGAACCGGAAGCCTTGTTTGACCGGCTGGTGTCAGAACGCAGTGGTGGTTACTGTTTCGAACATAATAAAGTCATTTTTCTGGCGCTGAAACATCTGGGCTTTGAAGTTCGCCCTCTGATTGGCAGGGTGATGCTGAATGGCAATCCGGACAATGGACGCTCTCATCGCCTGACCTTACTTCAGTTGGACGGAAAACAGTATCTGATCGATGGCGGATTCGGGGTCATGACCCCGCGTCGTATTATCGCGCTGGAAACTGGGGAAGCACAAGATTCACTTCGCTATGCGTATCATGTCGAGCCGGATGGCCGGGGCGGGTTCATGGTGATTGCCCGTCATGATGAGACGGCTCAGACTTTGTACCGGTTCGATTTTGCCGAATATGTGGAATCGGACTGCCAGATTGCACATTTCTACAGCGCTCAGTCGCCTGATGCGGCTTTTGTGAATCATCTGGTTGTTTCCAGAATTGTGGCTGAACGCAGAATGCTGATCCGTAATCTGACCTATTTTGAATACGATGACCAGCATCTTTCAGACAAATCCGTGGCCATTGAAG
The Photobacterium sp. GJ3 DNA segment above includes these coding regions:
- a CDS encoding peptide-methionine (S)-S-oxide reductase, producing the protein METIGFGGSCHWCTEAIFRSLSGVCEVEQGWLAAQGHAELSEGILLRFDPARIDLFTLIQIHLYTHSCTSNHALRHRYRSAVYAFSPDQQHASQLCLKALQAEFEQPILTQALRFDTFEPSREEIQNYFYRNPERPFCQMRISPKLGILLNQFSERIDEKKRPLIEQSVPQAVEAQRKAPTRTL
- a CDS encoding arylamine N-acetyltransferase, giving the protein MDKYIQAYLQSLDLAEPQHSLTWVQSLQTAHLARYPFSSVNVILSRDLSLEPEALFDRLVSERSGGYCFEHNKVIFLALKHLGFEVRPLIGRVMLNGNPDNGRSHRLTLLQLDGKQYLIDGGFGVMTPRRIIALETGEAQDSLRYAYHVEPDGRGGFMVIARHDETAQTLYRFDFAEYVESDCQIAHFYSAQSPDAAFVNHLVVSRIVAERRMLIRNLTYFEYDDQHLSDKSVAIEDSTMLYQLLKTQFKLAVTEQEAAHLFAHQTAKLRQMQTNG